One window of Triticum dicoccoides isolate Atlit2015 ecotype Zavitan chromosome 5A, WEW_v2.0, whole genome shotgun sequence genomic DNA carries:
- the LOC119298545 gene encoding germin-like protein 8-5 → MHSPVRVNGFVCKNPMEVNADDFFKAANLDKPRVTNKVGSNVTLINVMQIAGLNTLGISIARIDYAPLGQNPPHTHPRATEILTVLEGTLYVGFVTSNQPAPNRNKFFSKVLNKGDVFVFPVGLIHFQFNPNPHQPAVAIAALSSQNPGAITIANAVFGSDPPISDDVLAKAFQVEKNTIDYLQAQFWENNHN, encoded by the exons ATGCATTCGCCAG TGCGTGTCAATGGATTTGTTTGCAAGAACCCGATGGAAGTTAACGCAGACGACTTCTTCAAGGCAGCCAACCTCGACAAGCCTAGGGTGACCAACAAGGTTGGATCCAACGTCACTTTGATCAACGTCATGCAGATTGCTGGACTCAACACCCTCGGCATCTCAATTGCACGCATCGACTATGCTCCCTTGGGTCAGAACCCACCACATACGCACCCTCGCGCCACTGAGATCCTCACGGTGCTCGAGGGGACATTGTATGTTGGCTTTGTCACATCCAACCAGCCCGCCCCCAACAGAAACAAGTTCTTCTCCAAGGTGCTCAACAAAGGTGATGTGTTTGTCTTTCCCGTGGGGCTCATCCACTTCCAATTCAACCCCAACCCCCACCAGCCCGCTGTTGCAATTGCCGCGCTTAGCAGCCAGAACCCAGGGGCTATCACAATTGCCAATGCAGTGTTTGGGTCAGACCCACCAATTTCAGATGATGTTCTTGCCAAGGCATTTCAGGTGGAAAAGAATACAATAGACTATCTCCAGGCTCAATTTTGGGAGAACAACCACAACTAA